Proteins from one Oscillatoria nigro-viridis PCC 7112 genomic window:
- a CDS encoding sensor protein KdpD, with translation MIHSSELTNNPDAVYAQPNRTYDRTPRRGKHKIFIGMAPGVGKTFRMLEEGHRLKSEGIDVVIGLLETHGRKETAAKAEGLEIVPKKQMRRGEKMLAEMDTDAVIERRPQLALIDELAHTNIPGSLREKRYQDVEEILNAGIDVFSTLNIQHIESLNDLVARITGVVVRERVPDPVLEDADEIVVVDVTPETLEERLLEGKIYAPEKIEQSLENFFQRRHLIALRELALREVADNVEDDAATLKGQSCNIHERVLVCISTYPNSLQLLRRGARIASYMNAPFYAVFVNDPDRFLTKAESLHVETCEKLCQEFKGQFLRVNGTNIAKVISEVAKQYRITQIVIGESQQSRWHLLLRGSLTQQLVRSLKHVDLHIIATEKSGLSN, from the coding sequence ATGATTCACTCTAGCGAACTTACCAACAATCCAGACGCGGTTTACGCCCAACCTAACCGCACTTACGATCGCACCCCCCGCCGGGGAAAGCACAAAATATTTATCGGTATGGCCCCCGGTGTCGGCAAAACTTTCCGAATGCTGGAAGAAGGGCACAGGCTCAAATCTGAAGGCATTGATGTGGTAATTGGACTGTTAGAAACTCACGGCCGGAAAGAGACAGCAGCTAAAGCAGAAGGACTGGAAATAGTACCCAAAAAACAAATGCGGCGCGGCGAAAAAATGCTCGCCGAAATGGATACGGATGCTGTCATAGAACGCCGTCCTCAATTAGCATTAATAGACGAATTGGCTCATACAAACATTCCTGGTTCTCTGCGAGAAAAACGATATCAAGATGTTGAAGAAATTCTCAATGCTGGGATAGATGTTTTCTCCACCCTCAACATTCAGCACATAGAAAGTCTCAACGATTTAGTAGCTCGAATTACCGGAGTTGTAGTGCGAGAGCGAGTGCCCGATCCCGTCCTCGAAGATGCTGACGAAATAGTTGTTGTCGATGTCACGCCGGAAACTTTAGAAGAAAGGTTGCTAGAAGGCAAAATTTATGCTCCCGAAAAAATTGAACAATCTTTAGAAAACTTTTTCCAGCGCCGTCATTTAATTGCTTTGCGAGAACTAGCCCTGCGGGAAGTCGCAGACAATGTGGAAGACGATGCAGCAACTTTAAAAGGTCAATCTTGCAACATTCACGAACGAGTTTTAGTGTGCATCTCGACTTATCCAAACTCCTTGCAACTGCTGCGGCGGGGCGCGAGGATTGCTAGCTATATGAATGCCCCATTTTATGCTGTGTTTGTCAACGATCCAGACCGATTTTTAACAAAAGCAGAAAGCTTGCACGTTGAAACTTGTGAGAAACTCTGTCAAGAATTTAAGGGGCAATTTTTGCGGGTCAACGGCACAAATATAGCCAAAGTAATCTCGGAGGTAGCTAAACAGTATCGCATTACTCAAATTGTGATCGGCGAAAGCCAGCAATCCCGCTGGCATTTGTTGCTGCGGGGTTCTTTGACTCAACAGTTAGTGCGATCGCTCAAACACGTAGATTTGCACATCATCGCTACCGAAAAAAGTGGTCTTTCTAATTAG
- a CDS encoding cation:proton antiporter: MSKSHLVNLIKSAIAMVDNYILNLLVIGILLLTVTLGSGWISGLPVSYALIYLIVGIGLGPYGVKLIDLRPEAQFLERLTEFVVIVSLFSCGLKMNRPLQLWAWNSTARLIGFLMPISIFAVAAVGHWFVKLDWGPAILLGAILAPTDPVLASEVQLAHIDDRDELRFGLTSEGGLNDALAFPFVYFGIYALKDRNWPNWFSQWLAVDLIWAIAAGIVMGILVVKAVTWIDRQLQRYRPADRLMEDFIALSTILLTYSLTEVVNGYGFLAVFVAGIVVQRSYRNPEKPLSQLHFTERIEKLMEVATILLLGSLLRLEPMLAYGGYSLLVAGLLIFLIRPVGAWISTIGSPLHPANRWLCGWFGIRGVGSIYYLTYAFGKGLEGETAEKIAWITFTTIIISVILHGITSTPLMNWYERRIKPKVPDLI, from the coding sequence GTGTCAAAATCGCACTTGGTAAACCTGATTAAAAGTGCGATCGCTATGGTGGATAATTACATTCTCAACTTGCTAGTTATTGGCATCCTCCTGCTGACCGTCACCTTGGGTTCGGGATGGATTTCAGGATTGCCGGTGTCTTATGCCTTAATTTATCTAATTGTCGGTATCGGATTGGGACCCTACGGCGTCAAGCTGATTGACTTGCGTCCCGAAGCTCAATTTTTAGAAAGACTTACAGAATTTGTAGTTATTGTTTCTCTGTTCAGTTGTGGCTTAAAAATGAATCGCCCGCTGCAACTTTGGGCGTGGAATTCGACAGCGCGGCTGATTGGTTTTTTAATGCCAATTTCTATTTTTGCGGTAGCCGCCGTCGGTCATTGGTTTGTGAAATTAGATTGGGGCCCGGCGATTTTATTGGGAGCGATTCTCGCGCCCACCGATCCTGTTTTAGCCTCAGAAGTTCAGTTAGCACATATAGACGATCGCGATGAATTGCGCTTTGGTTTAACATCCGAAGGCGGTTTGAACGATGCTTTAGCTTTTCCCTTCGTTTATTTCGGCATTTATGCACTAAAAGATCGCAACTGGCCGAACTGGTTTTCGCAGTGGTTAGCAGTTGACTTGATTTGGGCGATCGCCGCAGGTATCGTTATGGGCATTTTAGTAGTTAAAGCCGTCACCTGGATCGATCGGCAACTGCAACGGTACCGACCCGCCGATCGATTAATGGAAGATTTCATCGCTCTCAGCACAATTCTGCTCACATATTCCCTCACAGAAGTAGTCAACGGCTACGGATTTCTCGCAGTTTTTGTAGCAGGAATTGTCGTGCAGCGGAGTTACCGCAACCCAGAAAAGCCGCTTTCCCAACTGCACTTTACCGAGCGCATTGAAAAGTTAATGGAAGTAGCAACTATTTTACTATTAGGTTCGCTTTTGCGCCTAGAGCCTATGTTGGCCTATGGAGGATACTCTCTCTTAGTAGCTGGATTGTTAATTTTTTTAATCCGGCCTGTGGGAGCTTGGATCAGTACGATCGGCAGTCCTTTGCATCCCGCCAATCGCTGGCTGTGCGGTTGGTTCGGCATTCGCGGTGTAGGTTCTATCTATTATCTCACCTATGCTTTTGGTAAAGGTTTGGAAGGCGAAACCGCCGAAAAAATTGCCTGGATTACCTTTACAACCATCATAATTTCTGTGATTTTGCACGGCATTACTTCCACCCCGTTAATGAACTGGTACGAGCGCCGAATCAAACCTAAAGTCCCGGATTTAATTTAA
- a CDS encoding class I SAM-dependent methyltransferase: MSQVNLWTSAEHALWYLAKADGIPHRTEGEAVLLEEVPKNVKRILDVGTGDGRLLGLLKCDRPNVECVAIDFSPTMLEKARIRFADDQNVTVIEHNFDESLPDLGKFDAVVSSFAIHHVADDRKRSLYTEIFELLEPGGIFGNLEHVASPTPALHERFREAIGISNDPDDPSNKLLDVETQLRWFREIGFTDADCYWKWRELALLVGVKPV, translated from the coding sequence ATGAGTCAAGTGAATCTTTGGACTTCGGCGGAACACGCTTTGTGGTATCTTGCTAAGGCTGATGGCATTCCTCACCGCACTGAAGGTGAAGCGGTTTTGTTGGAGGAAGTGCCGAAAAATGTTAAGCGAATTCTGGATGTGGGCACGGGAGACGGGCGGTTGCTGGGTCTGCTTAAGTGCGATCGACCAAATGTTGAATGTGTGGCGATCGACTTTTCGCCGACAATGCTGGAAAAAGCCAGAATTCGCTTTGCCGACGACCAAAATGTCACGGTAATCGAGCACAATTTTGACGAATCGCTACCGGATTTGGGCAAGTTTGATGCGGTTGTTTCTAGTTTTGCGATTCATCACGTAGCAGACGATCGCAAACGTTCGCTTTACACTGAGATTTTCGAGCTTTTGGAACCCGGAGGCATTTTTGGCAATTTGGAGCACGTAGCGTCACCAACTCCCGCTTTGCACGAGAGATTTCGAGAGGCGATCGGTATTAGCAACGATCCAGATGATCCGTCTAATAAATTGCTGGATGTGGAAACGCAATTGCGCTGGTTTAGAGAAATTGGTTTTACCGATGCAGACTGTTATTGGAAGTGGCGGGAACTAGCTTTGTTAGTTGGGGTGAAACCAGTTTAG
- a CDS encoding cupin domain-containing protein, which yields MIIDPKNVPEITGSKYPQQFQSAVAGRVKKRLGDAAGLQNFGVNLVRLAPGSCSALRHWHTRQDELIYVLEGEVTLIANSGEQVLKPGMAAGFPAGDADGHHLVNRTNADVVYLEIGDRTPGDSAEYPDDDLIAKANGNSWIFTRKNGEVYES from the coding sequence ATGATTATCGATCCTAAAAATGTGCCGGAAATTACGGGTTCCAAGTACCCTCAGCAATTCCAATCTGCTGTTGCCGGAAGAGTTAAAAAACGCTTGGGCGATGCTGCCGGATTGCAGAATTTTGGGGTAAATTTGGTGAGGCTTGCACCGGGAAGTTGTTCGGCTCTCAGGCACTGGCATACCCGTCAAGATGAGTTAATCTATGTTCTGGAAGGGGAAGTTACTCTGATTGCAAATTCGGGGGAGCAAGTGCTGAAACCGGGTATGGCGGCGGGTTTTCCTGCGGGTGATGCTGATGGGCATCATTTGGTTAACCGCACGAATGCAGATGTTGTTTATCTGGAAATTGGCGATCGCACTCCGGGAGATAGTGCCGAATATCCCGATGACGATCTAATTGCGAAAGCTAACGGGAATAGTTGGATTTTTACTCGCAAAAATGGCGAGGTTTATGAGAGTTGA
- a CDS encoding folate/biopterin family MFS transporter → MLVSSSGVSKLKESLKEKVFFGNEPTPELIAILLIYFVQGILGLARLAVSFFLKDELGMSPAEVSAMLGVVALPWIIKPVFGFMSDGLPIFGYRRRPYIVISGLLGTLAWVSLATIVHTPLAATGAIALSSLSLAVSDVIADSLVVERARKESVTDAGSLQSLSWGASALGGLITAYLSGSLLQHLSTHTIFLITASFPLIVSATAWLIAEEKTNKRTDFETVKDQLKQLRQAVTQKTIWLPTAFLFLLQATPSSDSAFFFFTTNELGFPPEFLGRVRLVTSIAALAGIWLFQRFLKTVPFRVIFGWSTVIATALGMTTLLLVTHANRALGIDDRWFSIGDSLILTVIGQIAYMPVLVLSARLCPPGVEATLFALLMSITNLAGLLSHESGALLTHLLGITDRNFDNLWLLVIITNLSTLLPLLFLNWLPADSTESRDPNSQKSLPVLEPEPGSSKPGGQHFMPEYFPDLVPTVRSQRRTADSK, encoded by the coding sequence ATGCTCGTTTCCTCCTCCGGCGTCAGCAAACTCAAAGAATCTTTAAAAGAAAAAGTATTCTTTGGGAATGAGCCAACCCCCGAACTCATAGCCATCTTACTGATTTACTTCGTCCAAGGCATTCTCGGACTCGCCCGCTTAGCCGTCAGTTTCTTTCTCAAAGACGAACTCGGTATGAGTCCGGCAGAAGTCTCGGCAATGCTGGGCGTCGTCGCCCTGCCTTGGATTATCAAACCCGTGTTCGGATTCATGTCGGACGGGTTGCCGATATTCGGCTACCGCAGACGCCCTTACATCGTCATCTCCGGGCTGCTGGGAACCTTAGCATGGGTGAGCCTCGCAACAATTGTACACACACCGCTTGCCGCTACAGGCGCGATCGCCCTGAGTTCCCTCTCCCTCGCCGTCAGCGACGTAATCGCCGACTCCCTGGTAGTCGAAAGGGCCAGAAAAGAATCCGTTACCGACGCCGGTTCCCTGCAATCCTTGTCTTGGGGCGCTTCAGCCCTCGGCGGACTAATTACCGCCTACCTCAGCGGTTCCCTGCTGCAACACTTGAGCACCCACACAATATTTTTAATCACCGCATCTTTCCCGCTAATTGTATCAGCAACAGCTTGGTTAATTGCCGAAGAAAAAACCAACAAAAGAACCGACTTTGAAACGGTCAAAGACCAACTAAAACAACTGCGGCAAGCTGTTACCCAAAAAACGATTTGGCTGCCCACCGCCTTTCTCTTCCTCTTGCAAGCCACCCCAAGCTCAGACTCCGCCTTCTTCTTTTTCACCACCAACGAATTAGGCTTTCCACCTGAATTTCTCGGTCGAGTGCGCCTGGTTACCAGCATTGCCGCCCTCGCCGGCATCTGGCTGTTTCAGCGCTTCCTCAAAACAGTTCCATTTCGAGTAATTTTTGGCTGGTCAACAGTCATTGCGACTGCTTTGGGCATGACTACTTTATTATTAGTAACTCATGCCAACCGAGCTTTAGGAATTGACGATCGATGGTTCAGCATCGGAGACAGCCTGATCCTGACAGTAATCGGACAAATTGCTTATATGCCGGTGCTCGTACTCTCCGCCCGCTTGTGTCCCCCAGGCGTCGAAGCAACTTTATTTGCGCTGCTGATGTCAATCACAAATTTAGCAGGACTTTTGTCCCACGAAAGCGGTGCACTTTTGACCCACTTGCTAGGAATTACCGATCGCAATTTCGATAACCTCTGGCTGCTAGTCATCATCACAAACCTGTCCACACTTTTGCCCCTACTGTTCTTAAATTGGCTGCCCGCCGACAGTACAGAAAGCCGCGATCCAAACTCTCAAAAGTCTCTTCCCGTATTAGAACCAGAACCGGGCAGTTCCAAACCAGGCGGACAGCATTTCATGCCCGAATACTTTCCCGACTTAGTACCGACAGTAAGGTCACAAAGGCGCACTGCAGATAGCAAATAA
- a CDS encoding carotenoid oxygenase family protein, translated as MPNLQISQPQTAAQKSSYDRTDWQRGYESQPNESDYWIDDIEGEIPAGLQGTFFRNGPGLLDINGQRIHHPFDGDGMVCAIAISEGRAHFRNRFVRTEGYLAEQEAGKILHRGVFGTQKPGGWLANIFDVKIKNIANTNIIYWGEKLLALWEAAQPYRLDPRTLETLGLDTLDGILEPGEAFAAHPRIEKGKNGKGDRLVNFSVKPGLSSTITIYELDESGKLLQRHAHAIPGFAFLHDMVITPNYCIFFQNPVSFNPLLFFLGLRSAAQCIQFSPNKPTQAILIPRNGTDEVKILETEPCFVFHHCNAWEEEGEVFVDSVCYESFPTVDADADFRELDFESVPAGELWRFKLNLQEETVQHQVVETRCCEFPTLHPNNVGQPYRYLYIGAADAPTGNAPLQAILKMDFVTGERQIWSAAPRGFAGEPVFVPRPDAVAEDDGWLLLLMYDAANHRSTLVILDARDITKGPVARLHLKQHIPYGLHGSFTPNVLLPIGS; from the coding sequence ATGCCAAACTTACAGATTTCCCAACCTCAAACAGCAGCCCAAAAATCATCATACGATCGCACAGACTGGCAGCGCGGCTACGAATCCCAACCCAACGAATCCGACTACTGGATTGACGACATAGAAGGCGAAATCCCCGCCGGCTTGCAAGGCACATTCTTTCGCAACGGGCCCGGATTGTTGGATATCAACGGCCAGCGCATCCACCACCCGTTTGACGGCGACGGGATGGTTTGTGCGATCGCAATATCCGAAGGGCGCGCCCATTTTCGCAACCGATTCGTCCGCACAGAAGGCTATCTCGCCGAACAAGAAGCCGGCAAAATCCTCCACCGAGGCGTTTTCGGCACACAGAAACCGGGGGGCTGGCTAGCCAACATTTTTGATGTCAAAATCAAAAACATTGCCAACACCAACATCATTTATTGGGGCGAGAAACTGCTAGCACTTTGGGAAGCCGCACAGCCCTACAGACTCGACCCCCGCACCCTAGAAACACTCGGCTTAGATACCCTAGACGGCATCTTGGAACCCGGTGAAGCCTTCGCCGCCCACCCCAGAATTGAAAAAGGGAAAAATGGCAAAGGAGACAGATTAGTCAACTTTTCCGTCAAGCCCGGTTTGTCGAGTACCATCACGATTTACGAACTCGACGAAAGCGGCAAACTATTGCAGCGTCACGCCCATGCAATACCGGGTTTTGCCTTCCTGCACGACATGGTAATTACCCCGAATTACTGCATATTCTTCCAAAATCCCGTCAGCTTCAATCCGCTGCTTTTCTTCTTAGGATTGCGGAGTGCAGCGCAGTGCATTCAATTTTCGCCAAACAAGCCAACGCAAGCAATTTTAATTCCCCGCAACGGCACGGACGAGGTAAAGATATTAGAAACCGAACCTTGTTTTGTCTTCCACCACTGCAACGCCTGGGAAGAAGAAGGCGAAGTTTTTGTAGATTCAGTTTGCTACGAATCATTTCCAACTGTAGATGCGGATGCCGATTTTCGCGAGCTTGATTTTGAGAGCGTTCCAGCGGGCGAATTGTGGCGGTTTAAGTTAAATTTGCAAGAGGAAACCGTGCAGCATCAAGTTGTTGAAACTAGGTGCTGCGAGTTTCCAACTTTGCATCCGAATAATGTCGGACAACCTTACCGATATCTTTACATCGGCGCTGCTGATGCTCCCACGGGAAATGCTCCTTTGCAAGCTATCCTCAAAATGGATTTCGTGACTGGTGAAAGGCAAATTTGGAGTGCCGCACCGCGCGGTTTTGCGGGGGAACCGGTGTTTGTTCCCCGTCCCGATGCTGTTGCGGAGGATGACGGCTGGCTGCTGCTTTTAATGTATGATGCAGCTAATCATCGATCGACCTTAGTGATTTTAGATGCTCGCGACATCACCAAAGGGCCTGTAGCGCGCTTGCATTTAAAACAGCACATTCCCTACGGCTTGCACGGCAGTTTTACGCCAAATGTACTGCTTCCTATCGGTTCGTAG
- a CDS encoding DUF4436 family protein yields the protein MQTVNKFPLKKLLILISSILIFFAIILSIYSHNANAQEPYNLSPEAAVASKGLVEVEMTLIAVDPIKNELEARLQFELKGIYKKGPTYPAQDLLMTVNGANVQDSEITFKEGKPMIVPALKFNLVKGKINNYPFDRHIAKVAISIDPLPSIGKKFAPFELNPVPLEFKFNADVPGFDISYKPMEENSSIFIYIDVSASRSLPVKFFALVIIVIMWVLSIMALLLALKVMKSGKVPEVGMLSWTAVMLFAFPAIRNAQPGVPPVGTASDFLSFFWTEIIVVVALVIIGSCWLKRYHPPIE from the coding sequence ATGCAAACTGTCAACAAATTTCCTCTCAAAAAACTACTTATTTTAATTAGCAGTATCCTCATATTTTTTGCAATTATCTTATCTATTTACTCTCACAATGCTAACGCCCAAGAGCCTTACAATTTATCTCCAGAAGCCGCTGTCGCCTCCAAAGGCTTGGTTGAGGTCGAAATGACGTTAATTGCCGTCGATCCCATTAAAAACGAATTAGAAGCCCGCTTGCAGTTTGAACTCAAAGGTATTTATAAAAAAGGGCCAACTTACCCGGCTCAAGACTTGTTAATGACAGTTAACGGCGCAAATGTACAGGATTCGGAAATTACCTTTAAAGAAGGCAAACCGATGATTGTCCCTGCATTAAAATTTAACTTAGTCAAAGGAAAAATTAACAATTACCCCTTTGACAGGCACATTGCTAAAGTAGCTATTTCGATCGACCCGCTGCCTTCGATTGGTAAAAAATTTGCTCCATTTGAACTAAATCCCGTGCCGCTGGAATTTAAGTTTAATGCCGATGTTCCCGGTTTCGATATCAGTTACAAGCCGATGGAAGAGAATTCATCTATCTTTATTTATATCGATGTTTCTGCAAGTCGATCGCTCCCGGTGAAATTCTTTGCGTTAGTGATTATTGTCATCATGTGGGTGCTGTCAATTATGGCGCTTTTGCTAGCCTTAAAAGTCATGAAATCCGGCAAGGTACCGGAAGTGGGAATGCTGAGTTGGACGGCCGTGATGCTGTTTGCTTTTCCCGCTATTCGCAACGCTCAACCGGGGGTACCGCCGGTGGGAACTGCCAGCGATTTCCTTTCGTTTTTTTGGACGGAAATTATTGTTGTGGTGGCGTTGGTGATTATTGGTAGCTGTTGGTTGAAGCGGTATCATCCGCCAATTGAATGA
- a CDS encoding SGNH/GDSL hydrolase family protein, translating into MSPNAPSPRPKLPKRQVFIRLALAVITAIIAFNIPHSLIPVFKESVSQATPPPEIQNVLAGQRKIVTVGDSITEAGKYPGGYVWLLQRYLNALYPGKIEIVNAGISGNKATDMQARFQKDAIDQKPDLVMINVGVNDVWHAFFDFQNIQFYPQGNLPTGVPLAEYREKITQMVLAAKAAGIRVVLLSPTPIGEILDGPENRRLQEYIAAMREIALQNQCLFIDLNAPFREVIATYQKHAGKTLNLLAADGVHPNPSGYRIMAFTILRGLGVPTKDIENLEVKK; encoded by the coding sequence ATGTCTCCCAATGCGCCATCGCCCCGTCCCAAACTCCCGAAGCGGCAAGTGTTCATCAGACTTGCCCTCGCCGTAATTACTGCTATTATTGCCTTCAACATTCCTCACTCCTTAATTCCAGTGTTTAAAGAATCCGTATCCCAAGCAACGCCCCCGCCAGAAATCCAGAACGTGCTCGCCGGCCAGCGCAAAATTGTGACAGTGGGCGACAGCATCACCGAGGCCGGGAAATACCCCGGAGGTTACGTTTGGCTGCTGCAACGCTATCTGAATGCCCTTTATCCCGGCAAAATCGAAATCGTCAACGCCGGAATCTCCGGTAACAAGGCGACTGATATGCAAGCGCGCTTCCAGAAAGATGCGATCGACCAAAAACCAGATTTAGTGATGATTAATGTCGGAGTCAATGACGTTTGGCACGCTTTCTTTGACTTCCAAAACATTCAGTTTTATCCGCAAGGCAACTTGCCCACAGGAGTGCCGCTGGCAGAATATCGGGAGAAAATCACTCAAATGGTGCTGGCGGCAAAAGCCGCAGGAATTCGAGTTGTACTGCTTTCTCCTACTCCGATAGGCGAAATTCTCGACGGCCCAGAAAATCGCAGGTTGCAAGAGTATATTGCCGCGATGCGAGAAATTGCGTTGCAGAATCAGTGCTTGTTTATTGATTTGAATGCACCTTTTCGGGAAGTTATCGCCACGTATCAAAAGCACGCGGGTAAGACTCTGAATTTGTTGGCAGCAGATGGAGTTCACCCCAATCCGTCTGGGTATCGAATTATGGCTTTTACTATTTTGCGCGGTTTGGGAGTACCGACGAAAGATATTGAAAATTTGGAAGTCAAAAAGTGA
- a CDS encoding DUF4087 domain-containing protein, with product MKRSLLVLAIISFISVIALPVKATETRCGWLQNPTPANWYLRDRDGTWVISRQGGYQAEGMDNIPSDEKEYVRTNGYYGYGCACLEVATDTNRMRIITIQGGEALPLSTCREDPNLPKE from the coding sequence ATGAAAAGAAGCTTGCTTGTGCTGGCTATCATCTCCTTTATTTCTGTCATAGCTTTGCCTGTTAAGGCTACAGAAACTAGGTGTGGATGGTTGCAAAATCCCACACCTGCAAATTGGTATTTAAGAGACAGAGATGGCACTTGGGTTATTTCCAGGCAAGGGGGATATCAAGCCGAAGGAATGGATAATATTCCCAGTGACGAAAAGGAATATGTCAGAACCAATGGTTATTACGGATATGGTTGTGCTTGTTTAGAGGTAGCAACAGATACCAATCGGATGAGGATTATCACGATTCAAGGCGGTGAAGCATTACCACTCTCGACTTGTCGCGAAGATCCAAATTTGCCAAAAGAATGA
- a CDS encoding anthrone oxygenase family protein, which translates to MKALARLQPAQGIAAMQAINITAINPLFMTALFGTAAACIFLAISSLLKWHQPGAAYLLLGSLLYLVGTVGVTIAFNVPLNDALATVEPSSADGAGLWARYLTEWTFWNHVRTAAALAASASLTIALCYRSVQF; encoded by the coding sequence ATGAAAGCCCTTGCCCGACTCCAACCAGCACAGGGTATTGCCGCCATGCAAGCCATCAATATAACGGCGATTAATCCGTTATTTATGACGGCGCTATTCGGAACGGCTGCAGCTTGCATCTTTCTGGCTATCTCCTCGCTGTTAAAGTGGCATCAACCCGGTGCAGCTTACTTACTCCTTGGCAGCCTGCTCTATCTTGTCGGTACTGTAGGAGTGACGATCGCGTTCAATGTGCCGCTAAATGATGCGCTGGCGACTGTCGAGCCCAGCAGCGCTGACGGTGCGGGCCTATGGGCTAGATACCTTACCGAATGGACGTTCTGGAATCATGTTCGGACGGCTGCGGCGCTGGCGGCATCGGCTTCGCTGACGATTGCGCTGTGTTATCGATCGGTACAATTTTAA
- a CDS encoding DUF7219 family protein, with protein MVANSNFLYPQTRYYGEVKPENLVFNANLQEFSQRVGYISSLTSNGKISVEQAFTQIQTLWEQVEKSKKQLGIGENPFSA; from the coding sequence ATGGTAGCAAATTCAAATTTTTTATATCCTCAAACTCGCTATTACGGTGAAGTAAAGCCAGAAAATTTGGTGTTTAATGCGAATTTACAAGAGTTTTCTCAGCGAGTGGGTTACATCAGTTCCTTGACATCGAACGGTAAAATCTCTGTGGAACAGGCATTTACTCAGATCCAAACACTGTGGGAACAGGTGGAAAAGTCGAAAAAGCAGTTGGGAATTGGCGAAAATCCATTTTCAGCTTGA
- a CDS encoding RDD family protein has protein sequence MSSDLVPLLPKVSVGRRAAAFCIDGIAVWLPSLLLGNNAIVQTIFFVLLWLILRVAIVRKNQGQSLGRWALDMKIADTRFQRTPGAQELCKREALLGLCAALAFAGIRGLTSTNAAVLLLMLPLAIDCSVALTSAERFPQAFHDRIGGTIVVGTRRGYSLDIKVRRLLDQVQSNVRR, from the coding sequence ATGAGTTCCGATTTAGTACCCCTCCTTCCCAAAGTATCAGTCGGCCGCCGCGCAGCGGCCTTCTGCATCGACGGAATCGCAGTTTGGCTGCCCAGTTTGCTTCTGGGCAATAATGCGATCGTCCAAACTATATTTTTTGTCCTGCTGTGGCTGATCCTGCGCGTAGCCATCGTCAGGAAAAACCAAGGTCAAAGTCTCGGGCGCTGGGCCTTGGACATGAAAATTGCCGATACAAGATTCCAACGGACTCCCGGAGCGCAAGAACTGTGCAAGCGCGAGGCATTGCTGGGCCTTTGCGCCGCCTTAGCCTTTGCAGGTATACGGGGACTCACATCTACCAACGCCGCCGTCTTGCTGCTGATGCTGCCCCTGGCGATCGACTGCAGCGTTGCCCTCACATCTGCCGAAAGATTTCCCCAAGCTTTCCACGATCGCATCGGCGGGACGATCGTCGTCGGAACCCGCCGCGGCTACTCCCTCGACATCAAAGTTAGAAGATTGCTTGACCAAGTGCAGAGCAATGTGAGACGATAA
- the rpmG gene encoding 50S ribosomal protein L33 — MAKGVRIIITLECTECRTNASKRSKGVSRYTTTKNRRNTTARLELKKFCPHCNKHTAHKEIK; from the coding sequence ATGGCTAAAGGCGTCCGCATCATAATTACTCTAGAGTGTACTGAGTGCCGTACAAACGCGAGCAAACGCTCAAAAGGCGTGTCTCGGTACACCACCACCAAGAACCGTCGCAACACGACGGCGCGGCTGGAACTCAAAAAGTTCTGCCCCCACTGCAACAAGCACACTGCCCACAAAGAGATTAAGTAG
- the rpsR gene encoding 30S ribosomal protein S18, with the protein MTYFRRRVSPIKPGDPIDYKDVDLLKKYVTERGKILPRRITGLTAKQQRDLTRSIKRARIVALMPFVNQEG; encoded by the coding sequence ATGACATACTTTCGCCGGCGCGTTTCGCCCATCAAACCAGGAGACCCGATCGACTACAAAGATGTCGATTTGCTCAAAAAATACGTCACAGAACGCGGTAAAATTTTGCCCCGCCGGATTACCGGTTTGACGGCAAAACAGCAGCGAGACCTGACGAGAAGCATCAAAAGAGCAAGAATTGTAGCTTTGATGCCCTTCGTAAACCAAGAAGGTTAA